One genomic window of Candidatus Eisenbacteria bacterium includes the following:
- a CDS encoding sigma-70 family RNA polymerase sigma factor, translating to MTSSDPPPRERSAGEPAADPSHKGTDTFVQQVYDELRAIARSRLRGEHGHVTLQSTELVHEAYLRLGPADGSRWESRGQFFAAAAEAMRRILIDRARSRGRQKRGGDADGRPAPKLSLDLAEVAALAADDDPGTVLALDEAIERLRDQDARVAEIVRLRFYAGLSVEEVAEVLGTSTRTVLRDWAFARAWLYGELTKG from the coding sequence ATGACGAGCTCGGATCCTCCACCCCGCGAACGGTCCGCCGGTGAACCCGCCGCGGACCCCTCGCACAAGGGCACCGATACCTTCGTCCAGCAGGTCTACGACGAGCTGCGCGCGATCGCCCGCTCCCGGCTGCGCGGCGAGCACGGGCACGTCACGCTCCAGTCCACCGAGCTCGTCCACGAGGCGTACCTGCGTCTCGGTCCCGCGGACGGTTCGCGCTGGGAGAGTCGCGGTCAGTTCTTCGCGGCGGCGGCCGAGGCCATGCGGCGCATCCTGATCGACCGTGCACGGTCGCGCGGCCGCCAGAAGCGCGGCGGCGATGCCGACGGGCGGCCGGCGCCGAAACTTTCGCTCGATCTCGCCGAGGTCGCGGCGCTCGCCGCCGACGACGATCCCGGGACCGTGCTGGCGCTCGACGAGGCCATCGAACGCCTCCGGGATCAGGACGCACGCGTGGCGGAAATCGTGCGCCTGCGCTTCTACGCCGGGCTCAGCGTCGAGGAGGTGGCCGAAGTGCTCGGGACCTCGACGCGCACGGTGCTGCGCGATTGGGCCTTCGCTCGGGCCTGGCTCTACGGCGAGCTGACGAAGGGGTAG
- a CDS encoding serine/threonine protein kinase, which produces MADERWSRLRELFDRVRDLPAVARHEALDADPGLDPALRDEVHALLKAHDAASGFLADRPAPAAGTLVGPYRLIEPIGEGGFAVVYLAEQQQPIRRRVALKLIKPGMDSKQVIARFEAERQALALMDHPGIAQVFDAGETEAGRPYFAMENVPGVPITSFSDAAQLTLRERLKLFLQVCDAIQHAHQKGVIHRDIKPSNVLVARGETAVLKVIDFGVAKATGETSLGGPAMTREGVIIGTAGYMSPEQLGAIRAPVDTRSDIYSLGVLLYELLVGDLPFDRDRLRNASWPDAMQIVLSDPPTPAERAARSDTGERAGKRSTDARTLIRSLKGEMQWITLKAMERDPERRYASASELAADIRRYLANEPVLAAAPGALYRWKKFARRHAVGVAAAGIVLLALVVGGIATGIGFRRAVQAERVARREAESAKQVAQFMVGLFHASGPGGNPDSLTVRALLERGFEQDATAPPADPLVRARLLGAISDSYLNLGDFESGLRAARAALAAVDAARPRDEVEVGRYLDKLANGYSMAGRRDSIPPLVDRAIGLLARSRTGDPTLLAMSYYRKARLQMDAQALDQADSLLALAIASANRSPKPDASVLTRVHSSRSTLASWRSRHDTALEEGRSALAYAIEANEPLQEPGLQSMIASDFLHLGRLDSALAHARIGVDMARRLWAPDHRSVAIALGRLADVQVARGRYPEAIAAEEEAVRILRARGARNDALAFELATLGSIHRSAGQLDEGIRLTKEALEIYREVYGPDHARVGEALANLAGQEFQAGQTRAADAHYRRAIAVLVANRDETLVLPTARIGYGNLCLDLERHSEAESLFVSAWTGLDSSNAALRSYCGDDLFGRARVAARQGRAAEAEALAAIALRLCRGGLEESDPQMLDTWFCMAEVSWETGRRDAAIALLAKARRSGATVKDVERFPRLLAARSRPDYPFVSSP; this is translated from the coding sequence ATGGCCGACGAACGATGGTCCAGGTTGCGGGAGTTGTTCGACCGTGTTCGCGACCTGCCCGCCGTCGCGCGGCACGAGGCACTCGACGCGGACCCGGGCCTCGACCCCGCGCTACGTGACGAAGTCCATGCGCTGCTGAAGGCGCACGACGCGGCCTCCGGATTCCTCGCCGACCGGCCGGCGCCCGCCGCCGGCACGCTCGTCGGGCCGTATCGCCTGATCGAACCGATCGGCGAGGGCGGCTTCGCCGTCGTCTACCTCGCCGAACAACAGCAGCCGATCCGCCGCCGCGTGGCCCTCAAGCTCATCAAGCCGGGCATGGACTCGAAACAGGTGATCGCACGCTTCGAAGCCGAACGCCAGGCTCTCGCGCTGATGGACCATCCGGGCATCGCCCAGGTCTTCGACGCCGGCGAAACCGAAGCAGGCCGACCCTATTTCGCCATGGAGAACGTGCCCGGCGTCCCCATCACCAGCTTCTCGGACGCCGCGCAGTTGACGCTGCGCGAGCGACTGAAGCTGTTCCTGCAGGTGTGCGATGCGATCCAGCACGCGCACCAGAAGGGCGTGATCCACCGCGACATCAAGCCGTCGAACGTCCTCGTGGCCCGCGGCGAGACGGCGGTGCTGAAGGTGATCGACTTCGGCGTCGCGAAGGCCACGGGCGAGACGTCGCTGGGCGGACCGGCGATGACGCGCGAAGGGGTCATCATCGGCACCGCGGGCTACATGAGCCCCGAGCAGCTCGGCGCGATCCGCGCCCCCGTGGATACGCGCTCGGACATCTACTCGCTCGGCGTGCTCCTCTACGAGCTGCTCGTAGGCGACCTGCCGTTTGACCGCGATCGCCTCCGGAACGCCTCGTGGCCCGATGCCATGCAGATCGTGCTCTCCGATCCGCCGACGCCGGCCGAGCGGGCCGCGCGCTCCGACACGGGCGAGCGGGCAGGCAAGCGCTCGACCGACGCGCGCACCCTGATCCGATCGCTCAAGGGCGAGATGCAATGGATCACACTGAAGGCGATGGAGCGTGACCCCGAGCGCCGCTACGCCTCGGCCTCCGAGCTGGCCGCGGACATCCGGCGTTACCTCGCGAACGAGCCCGTACTCGCGGCGGCGCCCGGAGCGCTCTACCGCTGGAAGAAGTTCGCGCGCCGGCACGCCGTGGGGGTCGCAGCGGCCGGAATCGTGCTGCTCGCGCTCGTGGTCGGCGGCATCGCCACAGGCATCGGCTTCCGCCGCGCGGTCCAGGCCGAGCGAGTCGCGCGCCGCGAGGCCGAGTCGGCGAAGCAGGTGGCCCAGTTCATGGTCGGGCTCTTCCACGCCTCGGGTCCGGGCGGAAACCCCGATTCGCTCACCGTGCGGGCGCTTCTCGAACGCGGGTTCGAGCAGGACGCGACCGCGCCTCCCGCGGATCCTCTCGTGCGCGCCCGGCTGCTCGGCGCAATCAGCGACTCGTATCTCAATCTCGGCGATTTCGAATCGGGTCTACGGGCGGCGCGCGCCGCGCTGGCCGCCGTGGATGCGGCACGACCGCGTGACGAAGTCGAAGTCGGGCGCTATCTGGACAAGCTCGCGAACGGATACAGCATGGCGGGGCGCAGGGACAGCATTCCGCCGCTCGTCGACCGTGCGATCGGACTGCTCGCCCGAAGCCGCACCGGCGATCCCACGCTGCTGGCCATGAGTTACTACCGAAAAGCGCGCCTGCAAATGGATGCTCAGGCGCTCGACCAGGCCGATTCGCTGCTCGCACTTGCGATCGCCAGCGCAAACCGCTCTCCGAAGCCGGACGCCAGCGTGCTCACGCGGGTCCACTCCAGTCGCTCGACGCTCGCCTCGTGGCGCTCGCGTCACGACACGGCGCTCGAGGAGGGCAGGAGCGCACTCGCGTACGCGATTGAAGCGAACGAGCCGCTGCAAGAGCCCGGGCTCCAGTCCATGATCGCCTCCGATTTCCTCCATCTGGGCAGGCTCGACTCGGCCCTGGCGCACGCCCGGATCGGCGTGGACATGGCCCGGCGGCTCTGGGCACCGGATCACCGTTCGGTCGCGATCGCGCTCGGTCGGCTCGCCGACGTCCAGGTGGCGCGCGGGAGGTACCCCGAGGCGATCGCCGCGGAAGAGGAGGCCGTCCGTATCCTGCGCGCCAGGGGGGCGCGAAACGACGCGCTCGCGTTCGAGCTGGCGACACTCGGCAGCATCCACAGGTCGGCAGGGCAACTCGACGAAGGAATCCGCCTGACGAAGGAAGCGCTCGAGATCTACCGCGAAGTCTACGGACCCGACCACGCCCGCGTCGGCGAGGCCCTGGCCAACCTCGCGGGACAAGAATTCCAGGCAGGGCAGACGAGGGCGGCCGACGCGCATTACCGCCGGGCGATCGCGGTGCTCGTGGCCAACCGCGACGAAACGCTCGTGCTGCCCACCGCGCGGATCGGCTACGGCAACCTGTGTCTCGATCTCGAGCGCCACTCCGAAGCCGAGAGCCTGTTCGTGAGCGCGTGGACCGGCCTCGACTCGTCGAACGCGGCGCTGCGCTCCTACTGCGGAGACGACCTGTTCGGCCGCGCGCGCGTCGCGGCCCGGCAGGGCCGCGCGGCGGAAGCCGAGGCGCTCGCGGCGATCGCGCTTCGATTGTGCCGCGGCGGTCTTGAGGAAAGCGATCCTCAGATGCTCGATACGTGGTTCTGCATGGCCGAAGTGAGCTGGGAGACCGGCAGGCGGGATGCGGCGATCGCGCTGCTCGCCAAGGCTCGGCGCAGCGGAGCCACCGTGAAGGACGTCGAGCGCTTCCCGAGGCTGCTGGCCGCGCGCTCCCGGCCTGACTACCCCTTCGTCAGCTCGCCGTAG
- the rlmD gene encoding 23S rRNA (uracil(1939)-C(5))-methyltransferase RlmD, with amino-acid sequence MLTLAVEDIALGGKALARHEGRVVFVDRGLPGDRVRARLTKVKRTFAEARLEAVEAPGPERTSARCAHAGQCGGCRLQELPYEAQCRLKERQVVEALRHLGGIAEPPVRALIPAPSPWQYRNKMEFSFMQDAQGAPVLGLHERGTFDRVFEVRECHLPSPLVVEILRLTQRFARERQWPAYHPSRHDGIARFLMIRHLPLTDECAVHLIAVSDRLAGLREWAAAVAALSPAVKTVTLGLNGSRANVAVMESEIVLHGTGAIVERLLGLEFEVVGNAFLQTNSAQAGRLYQAALDAARIEGGETVLDLYCGAGTLTLLFARVARHAVGVESVPEAVERARRNAVRNGLGGARFECGEARQVLREWAQGRREGAVKPDLVVVDPPRAGLHPRVVFRAAELAPKRIVYVSCNPATLARDLKDFAPLGYTPAEVTPVDMFPHTPHIECVARLERTNA; translated from the coding sequence GTGTTAACGCTCGCCGTGGAGGACATCGCCCTCGGCGGCAAGGCGCTCGCCCGTCACGAGGGCCGGGTCGTGTTCGTGGATCGCGGCCTGCCGGGCGACCGCGTGCGCGCGCGGCTCACGAAGGTCAAGCGCACCTTCGCCGAGGCGCGGCTCGAGGCGGTCGAAGCGCCCGGTCCCGAGCGGACCTCGGCGCGCTGCGCGCACGCCGGGCAATGCGGCGGCTGCCGGCTTCAGGAGCTGCCCTACGAGGCGCAGTGCAGGCTCAAGGAGCGCCAGGTCGTCGAGGCGCTCCGCCATCTCGGCGGCATCGCCGAGCCGCCCGTGCGCGCGCTCATCCCCGCGCCTTCGCCCTGGCAGTACCGCAACAAGATGGAGTTCAGCTTCATGCAGGACGCGCAGGGCGCTCCGGTGCTCGGCCTGCACGAGCGCGGAACCTTCGACCGGGTCTTCGAGGTGCGCGAGTGCCATCTGCCCTCGCCGCTCGTGGTCGAGATCCTGCGGCTCACCCAGCGATTCGCCCGCGAGCGGCAATGGCCCGCCTACCATCCCTCGCGCCACGACGGAATCGCGCGCTTCCTGATGATCCGGCACCTGCCGCTCACCGACGAGTGCGCCGTGCACCTCATCGCGGTGTCCGACCGGCTCGCGGGATTGCGCGAATGGGCCGCGGCGGTCGCCGCGCTCTCGCCCGCGGTGAAGACCGTGACGCTGGGCCTGAACGGATCGCGCGCGAACGTCGCGGTCATGGAAAGCGAGATCGTGCTGCACGGAACGGGCGCGATCGTCGAGCGGCTGCTCGGCCTCGAGTTCGAGGTCGTCGGCAACGCCTTCCTGCAGACCAACAGCGCCCAGGCCGGGCGGCTCTACCAGGCCGCGCTCGACGCCGCGCGCATCGAGGGCGGCGAGACCGTTCTCGACCTGTACTGCGGCGCCGGCACGCTGACGCTGCTGTTCGCGCGAGTCGCGCGACACGCGGTGGGGGTCGAGAGCGTGCCGGAGGCCGTCGAGCGCGCGCGCCGCAACGCCGTCCGCAACGGCCTCGGCGGGGCTCGCTTCGAATGCGGCGAGGCCCGGCAGGTGCTGCGCGAGTGGGCGCAGGGCAGGCGCGAGGGCGCGGTGAAGCCCGACCTCGTCGTGGTGGACCCGCCGCGCGCGGGACTGCATCCGCGCGTCGTCTTCCGCGCGGCCGAACTCGCACCGAAGCGCATCGTCTACGTCTCGTGCAATCCGGCCACGCTGGCCCGCGACCTCAAGGACTTCGCGCCGCTCGGCTACACGCCCGCCGAGGTCACGCCGGTGGACATGTTCCCGCACACGCCGCACATCGAATGCGTCGCGCGCCTCGAGCGGACGAACGCCTGA
- a CDS encoding PDZ domain-containing protein, translating to MRRTTPVRWLVLSASLLMLTLPALASARAWLGVYTQEVTSDLREALDLSADGALVSSVVPDSPADRAGLRKGDVIVSVDRRDISSPEDLTERIGGSREGDSVSLGLVRKGQRLTLAVRLAERPQDDDIAPPAPPAPPEPHAAPAPRVEKEVRRHPGNAPDADEIRDHVRESLRDFDVRRLPGGGGMMWMGTAGRGRLGVRIEALNEDLASALGASGTRGALVVEVLEKTPAERAGIRAGDIITAVNGTAVYDTDDLIKALADESGDVSVTLVRRGGKQTVQAALEDSPRVFRLRDGKGPMGLGRMGDDRKLDIRIKGNADDEDLRQQLQDLREQLQQLRRELQENRR from the coding sequence ATGCGTAGAACGACGCCAGTTCGCTGGCTCGTGCTCTCCGCCTCGTTGCTCATGCTCACGCTGCCGGCACTCGCGTCGGCCCGGGCATGGCTGGGCGTGTACACGCAGGAGGTCACGAGCGACCTGCGCGAGGCACTCGACCTTTCGGCGGACGGCGCGCTCGTCTCGAGCGTCGTGCCCGACAGCCCGGCCGATCGCGCCGGGCTGCGCAAGGGTGACGTGATCGTGTCGGTGGACCGCCGCGACATCTCCTCGCCGGAGGATCTGACCGAGCGCATCGGCGGTTCACGCGAAGGGGACAGCGTGTCGCTCGGCCTGGTGCGCAAGGGGCAGCGCCTGACGCTGGCCGTGCGGCTCGCAGAGCGGCCGCAGGACGACGACATCGCGCCGCCGGCGCCTCCCGCGCCGCCGGAGCCGCACGCGGCCCCGGCTCCGCGGGTGGAGAAGGAGGTTCGCCGCCACCCGGGCAACGCGCCGGACGCCGACGAGATTCGGGACCACGTTCGCGAGTCCCTTCGCGACTTCGACGTTCGCCGGCTGCCCGGCGGCGGCGGGATGATGTGGATGGGCACCGCGGGACGCGGCCGTCTGGGGGTGCGCATCGAGGCGCTGAACGAGGATCTCGCGTCGGCGCTCGGCGCTTCCGGCACCCGGGGCGCGCTGGTCGTCGAGGTGCTCGAGAAGACGCCCGCCGAGCGGGCCGGCATCCGCGCCGGCGACATCATCACGGCGGTGAACGGCACCGCGGTGTACGACACGGACGACCTGATCAAGGCGCTCGCGGACGAGAGCGGGGACGTGTCAGTCACGCTCGTGCGCCGCGGCGGGAAGCAGACCGTGCAGGCCGCACTGGAGGACTCCCCGCGCGTGTTTCGCCTGCGCGACGGGAAGGGACCCATGGGGCTCGGCCGAATGGGGGACGACAGGAAACTCGACATCCGCATCAAGGGGAATGCGGACGACGAGGACCTGCGCCAGCAGCTGCAGGACCTGCGCGAGCAGCTCCAGCAGTTGCGACGGGAACTGCAGGAGAACCGTCGCTAG
- a CDS encoding NUDIX hydrolase, producing the protein MSLFDPSFCPRCATALEPRDEHGTLRPTCPACGFIWYRNPVPAAGVLLVENGRVLLVRRKYDPRAGEWCIPAGFMEAGETPEQSAVRELREETGLDAVLTGLFGVYAGFDDPRVRAVLILYIGTGDGGRLTPGDDALDAEWFPLEDLPHDIAFAAHRQALAELRAKR; encoded by the coding sequence ATGTCCCTCTTCGACCCGAGCTTCTGTCCCCGCTGCGCCACGGCCCTCGAGCCGCGCGACGAGCATGGCACCCTTCGCCCGACCTGCCCGGCGTGCGGTTTCATCTGGTACCGCAATCCGGTGCCCGCTGCCGGCGTGCTGCTCGTCGAGAACGGCCGCGTGCTGCTCGTGCGCCGCAAGTACGACCCGCGCGCCGGCGAGTGGTGCATCCCGGCCGGGTTCATGGAGGCGGGCGAGACGCCGGAACAGTCCGCCGTGCGGGAGCTGCGCGAGGAAACGGGACTCGACGCGGTGCTGACCGGGTTGTTCGGCGTCTACGCCGGCTTCGACGATCCGCGCGTGCGCGCCGTCCTCATCCTCTACATCGGCACGGGCGACGGCGGGCGGCTGACGCCCGGCGACGACGCGCTCGACGCGGAATGGTTCCCGCTCGAGGACCTGCCGCACGACATCGCCTTCGCCGCCCACCGCCAGGCGCTCGCCGAGCTGCGCGCGAAGCGCTGA
- a CDS encoding GAF domain-containing protein: MSRLPLRDIAERLANAPDLESCLDTLLAYLRPQQAEWHPTVALYDSSREVFHRVWQRERGRLDRRDLVLPVDHLPARFVRKFIRPSAFFNGDDRRSLLAKLFQSSPTYEPDRFEGPQVQPLTAPVGWRSCVCLPLNDHDRLLGLIVIVSPQAKAFPNAVAEELGALRGMASLALARRMNVTEAPSGESRGATEAARRAALLMQGRVQELQRQSEALEAENLAKAATLESLMREVESLRGEADARHNERVATARITSALEEQSAAAAQHLNEAYAQLARTQAINQELQDTLLLVQRAFSALSGSDDAVSLTRSLVAWCCEHFDVGRCSVMRVDDAHGDLRIFAHRGLDPALAGQVRVPMGAGVAGWVAHNRQPVFMREREDETPVPPTGVDEYNSDSFISMPLVHRNRIVGVLNLSNKRDGEPFSERDLTRAQLAGSVLALAIGESAPGARAKAA, from the coding sequence ATGTCCAGACTTCCGCTCCGCGACATCGCCGAACGGCTCGCCAACGCCCCCGATCTCGAGAGCTGCCTGGACACGCTGCTCGCCTATCTGCGGCCCCAGCAGGCGGAATGGCACCCGACGGTGGCGCTCTACGACTCCTCGCGCGAGGTCTTCCACCGCGTCTGGCAGCGCGAGCGCGGCCGGCTCGACCGGCGCGACCTGGTCCTGCCCGTGGACCACCTGCCGGCCCGGTTCGTGCGAAAGTTCATCCGGCCCAGTGCATTCTTCAATGGCGACGACCGGCGCTCGCTGCTGGCGAAGCTCTTCCAGTCGAGCCCGACCTACGAACCGGACCGTTTCGAAGGCCCGCAGGTCCAGCCCCTGACGGCCCCGGTCGGCTGGCGGTCGTGCGTCTGCCTGCCGCTCAACGACCATGACCGCCTGCTCGGGCTGATCGTGATCGTGAGCCCGCAGGCCAAGGCGTTCCCGAACGCCGTGGCCGAGGAACTGGGCGCCCTGCGGGGCATGGCGTCGCTGGCGCTCGCGCGGCGCATGAACGTCACCGAAGCGCCCTCCGGCGAATCGCGCGGCGCCACCGAGGCGGCCCGCCGCGCCGCGCTGCTCATGCAGGGGCGCGTGCAGGAGCTGCAGCGGCAGTCGGAGGCGCTGGAGGCCGAAAATCTCGCCAAGGCCGCGACGCTCGAGTCGCTCATGCGCGAGGTCGAGTCGCTGCGGGGCGAAGCCGACGCGCGCCACAACGAGCGCGTCGCCACCGCACGCATCACGAGCGCGCTCGAGGAACAGTCGGCGGCCGCGGCGCAGCACCTGAACGAGGCCTACGCGCAGCTCGCCCGCACGCAGGCGATCAACCAGGAGCTGCAGGACACGCTGCTGCTCGTGCAGCGCGCGTTCTCGGCGCTGTCGGGCTCGGACGACGCGGTGTCGCTCACGCGCTCGCTGGTCGCGTGGTGCTGCGAGCACTTCGACGTCGGGCGCTGCAGCGTCATGCGCGTGGACGACGCGCACGGCGACCTGCGCATCTTCGCGCACCGCGGTCTCGACCCGGCGCTCGCGGGCCAGGTGCGGGTGCCGATGGGCGCGGGTGTCGCGGGCTGGGTCGCGCACAACCGCCAGCCGGTGTTCATGCGCGAGCGCGAGGACGAGACGCCGGTCCCGCCGACGGGAGTGGACGAGTACAACTCGGACTCGTTCATCTCGATGCCGCTCGTGCACCGCAACCGCATCGTCGGGGTGCTCAACCTGAGCAACAAGCGCGACGGCGAGCCGTTCTCGGAGCGTGACCTGACCCGGGCCCAGCTCGCGGGCAGCGTGCTCGCGCTCGCGATCGGCGAGAGCGCGCCGGGCGCGCGCGCGAAGGCGGCGTAG